One window of Ignavibacteriota bacterium genomic DNA carries:
- a CDS encoding Crp/Fnr family transcriptional regulator has translation MSPRQTIRSGEEHPTLLDLARSSLPRLDARWPRYARYITTVNVRPRTALLKEGDVPRKMFFVKKGCLRASIHARGKDVTFQFFFEGDAVASIEGFRSAQPSPIAITAVESSELVVLTKEGFDLMVRENPGLKDLILEQALRRLNTYARLFLSYLRDTPRQRYLALVRDDPRILERVPQHLIASYLGITPVSLSRIRHRR, from the coding sequence GTGAGCCCACGACAGACGATCCGGTCCGGGGAGGAACACCCCACGCTCCTCGATCTCGCACGCTCCTCGCTCCCCCGGCTCGATGCACGATGGCCCCGCTACGCCCGCTACATCACGACGGTGAACGTACGGCCGCGCACGGCACTCCTGAAAGAAGGCGATGTCCCACGGAAGATGTTCTTCGTGAAGAAGGGATGTCTCCGCGCGTCGATCCATGCGCGCGGCAAAGATGTAACGTTTCAGTTCTTCTTCGAAGGGGATGCCGTAGCTTCGATCGAGGGATTCCGCTCCGCCCAACCGAGCCCCATCGCCATCACCGCCGTCGAATCCAGCGAGCTTGTTGTCCTGACGAAGGAAGGATTCGACCTTATGGTGCGGGAGAACCCGGGACTGAAGGACCTCATCCTGGAGCAGGCGCTCCGCAGGCTCAACACCTATGCACGGCTGTTCCTGTCATATCTCCGCGATACACCGCGGCAACGCTACCTCGCGCTGGTGCGGGACGACCCGCGCATCCTCGAACGCGTGCCGCAGCACCTCATCGCATCGTACCTGGGCATCACCCCTGTCTCCCTCAGCCGCATCCGACACCGGCGCTGA
- a CDS encoding DUF4405 domain-containing protein: MEAETSRKPFNTRGFIAILLVTAGAILPVSGVMNHQLQMDTLTTARHFWMAVHNMAATLFVLASAAHIVLNWKPLVHHCRKSAQMVLTKEAGVALAVVLGVVGLFAGHALHVR, translated from the coding sequence ATGGAAGCGGAAACATCACGGAAACCATTCAACACGCGGGGATTCATCGCCATCCTGCTGGTCACGGCAGGAGCGATCCTGCCGGTGTCGGGGGTTATGAATCATCAACTGCAGATGGACACGCTTACGACGGCAAGGCATTTCTGGATGGCGGTGCACAATATGGCGGCCACACTCTTCGTGCTCGCTTCTGCCGCCCACATTGTACTGAACTGGAAACCGCTCGTACATCACTGCCGCAAGAGCGCACAGATGGTGCTGACGAAGGAAGCCGGCGTGGCCCTCGCTGTGGTCCTGGGTGTGGTCGGGCTCTTTGCGGGACACGCGCTGCATGTGCGGTAG
- a CDS encoding glutamate synthase subunit beta, whose product MGKPTGFLEFQRETPQRREVEERTKDYNEIYVNFPAQKVQTQAARCMDCGLPFCHNGCPVNNVIPHWNDLVYKGRWKEAITILHSTNNFPEFTGRICPAPCETACVLGITDPPVSIKAIERSIVDHAFQKGWIRAERPLRRSGKRIAVIGSGPSGLAAAQQLNRAGHHVTVYEKNDRPGGLLRYGIPDFKLEKELIDRRIEQMQSEGVVFTTRANVGGNIAAEELRRNYDAVVLCGGAEAPRDLPIPGRELKGIHFAMEFLPQQNHRVAGDKIDPTHEILATGKSVVIIGGGDTGADCLGTSIRQGATVIHQLEIMPKPPLERAASTPWPLWPMQLRTETSHEEGGERQWGVATTKFEGDDQGNVKRLHLVQVGPPPSFAPVAGTDFTIDADLVLIAMGFTGPKQKGLLEQLNVELDARGNVKTDGQYMSSVPGVFSAGDMRRGQSLVVWAIAEGRKVAKAIDAYLMGASDLP is encoded by the coding sequence ATGGGTAAGCCGACAGGGTTCCTGGAATTTCAGCGCGAGACTCCGCAGCGGCGGGAGGTAGAAGAGCGGACGAAGGACTACAACGAGATCTACGTGAACTTCCCCGCACAGAAGGTGCAGACGCAGGCGGCGCGGTGCATGGACTGCGGACTTCCGTTCTGTCATAACGGATGCCCGGTGAACAACGTGATCCCGCACTGGAACGACCTGGTGTACAAGGGGCGGTGGAAGGAAGCGATCACGATCCTGCATTCCACCAACAACTTCCCGGAGTTCACCGGCCGCATCTGTCCGGCTCCGTGCGAAACGGCATGCGTCCTCGGCATCACCGACCCGCCGGTGTCCATCAAAGCCATTGAGCGGTCCATCGTGGACCATGCGTTCCAGAAAGGATGGATCAGGGCCGAGCGTCCGTTGCGCCGCTCGGGCAAACGGATCGCCGTCATCGGTTCGGGGCCGTCGGGGCTTGCCGCCGCGCAGCAGTTGAACCGCGCGGGGCACCACGTGACGGTCTATGAGAAGAACGATCGTCCGGGCGGCCTGCTGCGGTACGGCATCCCGGATTTCAAGCTGGAGAAGGAACTCATTGACCGTCGCATCGAGCAGATGCAGTCGGAGGGTGTCGTGTTTACCACGCGTGCGAACGTCGGCGGCAACATCGCCGCCGAGGAACTGCGCAGGAACTACGACGCCGTGGTGTTGTGCGGCGGCGCGGAGGCACCGCGCGATCTGCCCATACCCGGCCGCGAGCTGAAGGGGATCCATTTCGCGATGGAGTTCCTGCCGCAGCAGAATCATCGCGTTGCCGGCGACAAGATCGATCCGACGCACGAGATCCTTGCGACGGGGAAGAGTGTGGTCATCATCGGCGGAGGCGATACCGGCGCCGACTGTCTTGGCACGTCGATACGCCAGGGCGCAACGGTGATCCATCAGCTGGAGATCATGCCCAAGCCGCCGTTGGAGCGTGCGGCATCCACGCCGTGGCCGCTGTGGCCGATGCAGCTCCGCACGGAAACGTCACATGAAGAGGGTGGCGAGCGCCAGTGGGGTGTTGCAACAACGAAATTCGAGGGCGACGATCAAGGGAACGTGAAGCGATTGCATCTGGTGCAGGTCGGCCCGCCGCCGTCGTTCGCGCCGGTGGCAGGCACCGACTTCACGATCGATGCCGACCTCGTGCTCATTGCGATGGGGTTCACGGGCCCGAAGCAGAAGGGGTTGCTGGAGCAGTTGAACGTGGAGCTCGATGCGCGCGGGAACGTGAAGACCGACGGGCAGTACATGTCGTCGGTGCCGGGCGTGTTCTCGGCGGGCGACATGCGGCGCGGACAGTCGCTTGTGGTGTGGGCCATCGCCGAGGGGCGCAAGGTGGCGAAGGCCATCGATGCCTACCTCATGGGGGCGAGCGATCTGCCGTAA